From a single Bacillus sp. NEB1478 genomic region:
- a CDS encoding MoeB/ThiF family adenylyltransferase, translated as MNERYSRQELFSPIGKEGQLKIRQKSVLIIGAGALGAASAEVLTRAGVKRLVLVDRDYVDWTNLQRQQLYTEQDAENHLPKVVAAKNRLSQINSDVEIEAHVMDMGIEEAEELVSGIDLIMDATDNFETRLLINDLAQKYGIPWIYGACVGSFGTSYTILPGEGPCLNCLLDKIPANGQTCDTVGIIAPTVQMVVAYQTTEALKILVEDFGAVRKGIVNFDLWNNQQMKMNMDKAKKTDCPSCGENRTYPYLEKSSELKAAVLCGRDTVQIRPAAGRTIDLEQIEKSLLAQGNVQRNAYLLAFESGEHRIVLFKDGRALIHGTKSTAEAKTLYHRYLG; from the coding sequence TTGAACGAGAGATATTCAAGACAAGAATTATTTAGCCCCATCGGTAAAGAGGGGCAATTAAAAATACGTCAAAAGAGTGTGCTTATCATTGGCGCTGGAGCATTGGGAGCGGCTAGTGCTGAAGTTCTGACCCGTGCCGGTGTGAAGCGTTTAGTGCTGGTGGATAGAGACTATGTCGACTGGACAAACCTGCAGCGCCAGCAATTATATACAGAACAGGATGCCGAGAATCATCTTCCGAAAGTAGTAGCCGCCAAGAACAGACTTTCTCAAATCAATTCGGATGTGGAAATCGAGGCACATGTCATGGATATGGGCATTGAGGAAGCAGAAGAACTAGTTTCAGGTATCGACTTAATCATGGACGCGACTGATAATTTTGAGACACGTTTGCTGATCAATGACTTGGCGCAAAAGTATGGAATTCCATGGATTTATGGCGCTTGTGTTGGCAGTTTTGGAACTAGCTATACAATTCTTCCAGGAGAAGGTCCGTGTCTGAACTGTCTATTAGATAAAATTCCTGCGAACGGTCAAACGTGTGACACCGTTGGGATCATCGCCCCAACTGTCCAAATGGTGGTGGCGTATCAAACAACAGAGGCTTTAAAAATTTTAGTCGAAGATTTTGGCGCCGTAAGAAAAGGCATCGTCAATTTTGATTTGTGGAATAACCAGCAAATGAAGATGAATATGGACAAAGCGAAAAAAACAGATTGTCCTTCATGTGGCGAAAACCGAACATATCCTTATTTAGAAAAATCTTCTGAGCTGAAAGCCGCTGTATTGTGCGGGCGGGATACCGTACAGATCCGGCCAGCAGCCGGAAGAACGATTGATTTAGAACAAATTGAAAAATCGTTGCTCGCACAAGGGAATGTTCAGCGGAATGCGTATTTGCTCGCGTTTGAGAGCGGCGAACACCGAATCGTTTTATTCAAAGACGGGCGCGCATTAATACATGGCACAAAAAGTACCGCAGAAGCTAAAACACTTTATCATAGATATTTAGGATAA
- a CDS encoding DMT family transporter has protein sequence MKAYQTYIILVLVMIAWGLNVIATKILVTNFLPLTITGIRVLTAGLSVLLLLAIIKKVRKLSRKEFFYVFLASLFNVVAHHYFLSIGLSETTATHGGLIMGMSPILTTILAILFLGTPLTLLRSLGLILGFTGAAIIVLQGSALNGISFGDAYIFLCALAQAISFIMIKRVSHTLDPRLMTGYMLVIGSLFLIVISFFEEPGGYAELAAATPSIWLIFLGSAVIATAMGHMMYNDAMGKIGAAEASIFINLNPFFALVGAALFLNETIRFNHVLGFLLIISGVLLGSGAIEEFRNRRIRRRDAA, from the coding sequence ATGAAAGCCTACCAGACATACATCATTTTGGTGCTCGTCATGATCGCATGGGGATTAAACGTAATAGCAACGAAAATTCTCGTTACGAATTTTTTACCGCTCACCATAACTGGGATCCGTGTATTAACCGCTGGATTAAGTGTATTGCTGCTTCTGGCGATAATAAAAAAAGTCCGCAAGCTATCCCGGAAAGAGTTTTTTTACGTATTTCTCGCGTCCCTTTTTAATGTTGTTGCCCATCACTACTTTTTATCGATTGGATTAAGTGAAACAACAGCCACGCACGGCGGATTAATCATGGGGATGTCGCCGATTCTTACTACTATTTTGGCTATCCTATTTTTAGGAACTCCCTTAACTTTGCTTCGATCACTCGGACTCATTTTAGGATTTACCGGAGCTGCGATCATCGTCCTTCAAGGCAGTGCACTGAATGGCATATCTTTTGGTGATGCCTACATTTTTCTTTGTGCATTGGCTCAAGCTATCAGCTTTATTATGATTAAAAGAGTTTCACATACGCTCGACCCGCGTTTGATGACAGGCTATATGCTTGTGATTGGATCGTTGTTTCTGATCGTGATCAGCTTTTTCGAAGAACCAGGGGGTTATGCAGAACTGGCTGCTGCGACACCAAGCATCTGGCTCATTTTCTTAGGTTCAGCAGTAATCGCAACTGCGATGGGTCACATGATGTACAACGATGCGATGGGGAAAATCGGAGCTGCAGAAGCTTCCATCTTTATCAACTTAAATCCTTTTTTCGCCCTCGTCGGCGCTGCCTTATTCTTAAACGAAACGATTCGTTTCAATCATGTATTAGGATTTTTGCTGATCATATCAGGTGTTCTATTAGGATCAGGGGCCATTGAGGAGTTCAGGAATAGAAGAATACGAAGAAGAGATGCTGCTTAA
- a CDS encoding DMT family transporter: MKKVNPYALLILATLLWGGNFVIGRAVTSSLPPFTLSFFRWCTALLIFLPFAWGSLQKEWDSVKKYWPIVILMAITGITGFNTLLYIALHYTTSINASLVNTSTPIVIYLLSFIVLKERLNKNQIIGTVLSLLGILFILSKGSLALLMKFSFNSGDLIVIAAVICWGIYSLLIKQFAGRLPGFSTFAVCMVLGIILLLPFFIHESATTPVHWSVGSVLTILYTGIFASIVAFMSWNTAVARVGANKAGVFLNLIPVFAAFFAVLFIHEKLAWYQLAGGIFVILGVYISTRLTKIEKQRIAVLREEA; the protein is encoded by the coding sequence ATGAAAAAGGTTAACCCATATGCACTGCTTATTTTAGCGACCTTATTATGGGGAGGGAATTTTGTCATTGGACGAGCGGTTACGAGCAGCCTGCCTCCATTTACGCTGTCTTTTTTTCGCTGGTGCACAGCTTTACTGATCTTTCTTCCGTTTGCTTGGGGCTCGCTTCAAAAAGAATGGGATTCTGTAAAAAAGTATTGGCCGATCGTCATTCTGATGGCAATAACCGGAATTACCGGTTTTAACACTTTATTGTACATTGCCCTTCATTATACTACTTCTATCAACGCATCTCTTGTAAATACTTCAACACCAATCGTGATTTACTTGTTGTCGTTTATCGTGTTAAAAGAGAGGCTGAATAAAAATCAGATCATCGGTACGGTTCTTTCGCTTTTAGGAATTCTCTTTATCCTCTCAAAAGGATCGCTCGCTCTTTTAATGAAGTTTTCTTTTAATAGCGGAGACTTGATCGTCATCGCAGCGGTCATCTGCTGGGGGATCTATTCCTTATTAATCAAACAGTTTGCCGGCAGACTTCCTGGATTCAGTACATTTGCGGTTTGTATGGTTTTAGGAATCATCTTGCTTCTTCCGTTCTTTATCCATGAGAGTGCGACGACTCCAGTCCATTGGTCAGTAGGTTCCGTTTTAACGATTTTGTATACCGGAATTTTTGCTTCGATAGTAGCCTTTATGTCCTGGAACACAGCGGTAGCGAGAGTCGGAGCGAACAAAGCGGGGGTCTTTTTAAACTTGATTCCTGTGTTTGCTGCTTTTTTTGCCGTTCTTTTTATTCATGAAAAACTAGCCTGGTATCAGCTGGCAGGCGGTATTTTTGTGATTCTAGGAGTCTATATTTCCACACGGTTGACGAAAATAGAGAAACAGAGGATTGCGGTTCTAAGAGAGGAAGCGTAA
- a CDS encoding ABC transporter ATP-binding protein, whose protein sequence is MSKHTLELRNLTKTIKGKTIVDDLSFSVREGEIFGLLGPNGAGKTTTIRMIVGLISITDGDVIVNGNNVSKDFEKAMERVGAIVENPQLYDFMSGYKNLMQYARIMPGVTKERVDEVVKLVDLDYAIHDKVKTYSLGMRQRLGVAQALLHKPNILILDEPTNGLDPQGMYDLRNYLRMLANNGTSVIVSSHILAEMQLMCDRVAIIQHGKLVRIDEISHHEETDVKVHFMIDGDVSDAKRVLSDLNPELVVEESGNELVVETADIKVIAEINKQLVLAGVPVVGILRKTKTLEERFLEMTKKGGDLNEMAVPVNK, encoded by the coding sequence ATGAGTAAACATACGTTGGAGCTTAGAAATTTAACGAAAACAATCAAAGGCAAAACGATCGTAGATGATCTTTCATTCTCAGTGAGAGAAGGGGAGATCTTTGGTTTGCTCGGTCCGAATGGAGCTGGAAAGACGACGACGATCCGGATGATTGTGGGATTGATCTCAATTACGGACGGCGATGTTATTGTGAACGGCAATAACGTCAGCAAAGACTTTGAAAAAGCGATGGAACGCGTTGGTGCAATCGTCGAGAATCCGCAGCTTTATGATTTTATGTCAGGCTACAAAAACTTGATGCAATACGCGAGAATCATGCCAGGCGTAACAAAAGAAAGAGTAGATGAAGTTGTTAAGTTAGTAGATTTAGATTATGCGATTCATGACAAAGTGAAAACCTATTCACTCGGTATGAGACAGCGTCTTGGCGTGGCACAAGCGCTATTACATAAGCCGAACATCTTAATTCTGGACGAGCCGACAAACGGACTTGATCCACAAGGAATGTACGATCTTCGGAATTATTTGCGCATGCTCGCAAACAACGGCACGTCTGTTATCGTTTCTTCCCATATTCTAGCTGAAATGCAGCTTATGTGTGACCGTGTGGCAATCATCCAGCACGGAAAACTTGTACGAATCGATGAAATTTCACATCATGAAGAAACAGATGTAAAAGTGCATTTCATGATCGATGGTGATGTTTCTGATGCGAAGCGCGTACTTTCCGATCTGAATCCTGAGTTAGTGGTTGAAGAGTCAGGGAATGAGCTTGTAGTGGAAACAGCTGATATAAAAGTGATTGCAGAGATCAATAAACAGCTCGTGCTGGCAGGAGTTCCGGTTGTCGGTATTCTGCGCAAAACGAAGACATTGGAAGAAAGATTCCTTGAAATGACGAAGAAAGGGGGCGATCTGAATGAAATGGCTGTCCCTGTTAACAAATGA
- a CDS encoding ABC transporter permease: protein MKWLSLLTNEWIKTFSRMRTWFFLAIPVLIIIGVAVYDKVTVDETDHANWKQELQVQIDNDKKELAEMKKADNDAPDSYTDYLETEIEKNEYMIKNDISPYEGTTWQFMKDMAPISSLIGLFVIVVASDIVSSEFSKGTIKMLLIRPYSRWKILLSKLLATLGFAFVMWIVVIAASWLVGGLAYGFGGMDQTYFVNADGQMKEKLLVEYVFTNIGLEFIELAVVVALCFMISTLFMSNSVAIGVAMFTMFAGNTIVMLLAAKKWIIYSLFANMDLTHLIDGQNQVIEGLSLPFSISMLAIYTAIFLAITFMVFQKRDVKA, encoded by the coding sequence ATGAAATGGCTGTCCCTGTTAACAAATGAGTGGATTAAAACTTTCAGCAGAATGAGAACGTGGTTTTTCTTGGCGATCCCCGTTCTGATTATTATCGGAGTTGCGGTTTACGATAAAGTAACCGTTGATGAAACGGATCACGCCAATTGGAAACAAGAGCTGCAGGTTCAGATTGACAACGATAAAAAAGAACTAGCTGAAATGAAGAAAGCAGACAATGATGCTCCTGATTCTTATACTGACTATTTGGAAACAGAAATTGAAAAAAACGAATACATGATAAAAAATGATATTTCGCCATATGAAGGAACGACATGGCAGTTCATGAAAGACATGGCGCCAATTTCTTCATTAATCGGATTGTTCGTAATCGTTGTCGCAAGTGACATTGTTTCGAGCGAGTTTTCAAAAGGAACCATTAAAATGCTGCTTATCCGACCATACAGCCGGTGGAAAATTCTTTTATCCAAACTACTGGCTACACTGGGCTTTGCCTTTGTGATGTGGATCGTCGTGATTGCTGCCTCATGGCTCGTTGGAGGACTTGCCTATGGGTTTGGCGGTATGGATCAAACATACTTTGTGAATGCTGATGGACAAATGAAAGAAAAATTACTCGTGGAATACGTGTTTACGAATATTGGACTCGAGTTTATCGAGTTAGCAGTAGTTGTAGCTTTGTGTTTCATGATCTCCACCTTGTTCATGAGTAACTCAGTCGCGATCGGTGTAGCGATGTTCACGATGTTTGCCGGAAATACAATCGTCATGCTTCTTGCAGCGAAAAAGTGGATCATCTACTCATTGTTTGCAAACATGGATTTGACCCATTTAATAGATGGTCAAAACCAGGTGATCGAAGGATTATCACTGCCGTTCTCGATCAGCATGCTGGCCATTTATACAGCAATCTTCCTTGCCATTACGTTTATGGTTTTCCAAAAGCGCGACGTGAAGGCATAA
- the aceA gene encoding isocitrate lyase codes for MSQSRVQKLQEMWENESRWEGITRPYSAEEVIRLRGSIDIEHSLAKYGSEKFWNLLQTEPYVNALGALTGNQAVQQAKAGLKAVYLSGWQVAADANLSGNMYPDQSLYPANSVPSVVKRINSALQRADQIQHLEGGNEVDYFLPIIADAEAGFGGQLNVFELMKGMIESGASAVHFEDQLSSEKKCGHLGGKVLLPTQTAVRNLISARLAADVMGVPTILIARTDADAADLITSDIDPEDQAFITGERTAEGFYRTKSGIDQAIARGLAYAPYADLVWCETSEPNLEQAQRFADAIHEKFPGKLLAYNCSPSFNWKKKLDDATIETFQQQIAEMGYKFQFVTLAGFHALNHSMFELAKGYKARGMGAYSELQQREFDSEVDGYTATRHQREVGTGFFDEVSQLVSGGTSSTTALKGSTEEDQFQQAQ; via the coding sequence ATGAGTCAATCACGTGTACAAAAGCTGCAAGAAATGTGGGAAAACGAAAGCCGCTGGGAAGGAATCACCCGACCTTACTCTGCTGAAGAGGTTATTCGATTAAGAGGTTCGATCGACATAGAACATTCGCTTGCTAAGTATGGCTCCGAAAAATTCTGGAATCTGCTTCAAACGGAACCATATGTAAACGCTTTAGGTGCTCTAACGGGGAACCAGGCGGTGCAGCAAGCAAAGGCCGGTTTGAAGGCCGTATACTTAAGCGGGTGGCAAGTCGCTGCTGACGCCAACCTTTCTGGAAACATGTATCCTGACCAGAGTCTTTATCCTGCAAACAGTGTGCCATCTGTTGTAAAACGCATCAATTCTGCTCTTCAGCGCGCTGATCAGATCCAGCATCTAGAAGGCGGCAATGAGGTGGATTACTTCCTGCCGATTATCGCCGATGCGGAAGCCGGTTTTGGTGGGCAACTGAATGTTTTTGAGCTGATGAAAGGCATGATCGAATCTGGTGCATCTGCTGTTCACTTTGAAGATCAGCTGTCTTCTGAGAAAAAATGTGGTCACTTAGGCGGTAAAGTCTTATTGCCAACACAGACAGCTGTACGAAACTTAATCTCCGCTCGCCTAGCAGCAGACGTTATGGGTGTTCCGACGATATTGATCGCACGTACGGATGCCGACGCAGCTGACTTAATCACGAGTGACATCGACCCTGAAGACCAGGCGTTCATTACTGGCGAACGTACTGCTGAAGGATTTTATCGAACAAAATCAGGCATCGATCAAGCCATTGCGCGCGGTCTAGCTTATGCTCCATATGCAGATCTCGTTTGGTGCGAAACTTCTGAACCGAACCTAGAGCAAGCTCAGCGATTTGCAGATGCGATACATGAAAAGTTCCCTGGCAAACTGCTGGCTTACAACTGCTCGCCTTCATTTAACTGGAAAAAGAAATTGGATGATGCGACGATCGAGACGTTTCAGCAGCAGATTGCTGAAATGGGTTACAAGTTCCAGTTCGTTACGCTTGCTGGCTTCCACGCCTTGAACCACAGCATGTTCGAGCTGGCAAAAGGATACAAGGCTCGTGGCATGGGCGCTTATTCGGAATTGCAGCAGCGTGAATTCGATAGCGAAGTGGACGGATACACAGCTACCCGCCACCAGCGTGAAGTAGGCACAGGCTTTTTCGACGAGGTATCACAACTCGTTTCAGGAGGAACATCTTCAACAACCGCTTTGAAAGGTTCGACAGAGGAAGATCAATTCCAGCAAGCACAATAG
- the aceB gene encoding malate synthase A: MQIDTSSLTVTGKITPAFEKILTPGATLFLKSLHQNFNAARQELLGKRKEKQQEIDSGVLPTFLPETEHIRNSEWTIAPIPDDLQDRRVEITGPVDRKMIVNALNSGAKVFMADLEDSNSPTWENTIEGQINLKDAVNRTISLEGANGKKYELKEKTATLIVRPRGWHLDEKHILVDNVPMSGSLVDFGLYFYHNAKSLIESGSGPYFYLPKMESHLEARLWNDVFIYAQEQLGIPRGTIKATVLIETIVAAFEIDEILYELRDHSAGVNCGRWDYIFSYIKKFRHQPHVILPDRSLVTMTVPFMRSYSLLAIKTCHKRNAPAIGGMAAQIPIKNDEKANAIAFEKVRADKEREATDGHDGTWVAHPGLVPVAMEVFNRVMPQPNQIDRKRDDVVVTADDLVAVPEGNITEEGVRTNISVGIQYIASWLRGKGAAPINNLMEDAATAEISRAQVWQWIRHPKGILNDGRKVTFEMVEQLKAEEMQKIRQGLNEDSFTNGRFTEAAQLFDELIKNDDFPDFLTLRGYDVL; this comes from the coding sequence ATGCAAATCGACACCTCATCCCTTACTGTAACAGGGAAAATCACCCCAGCTTTTGAGAAGATCCTAACACCTGGCGCAACTTTATTTTTGAAATCGCTTCATCAAAACTTTAATGCAGCGAGACAAGAATTGCTCGGAAAACGTAAAGAAAAGCAGCAAGAGATTGATTCCGGGGTGCTCCCCACCTTTTTACCTGAAACAGAGCACATAAGAAACAGTGAATGGACGATTGCTCCTATCCCGGATGATCTTCAGGATCGGCGCGTTGAGATAACTGGTCCGGTTGACCGAAAAATGATCGTTAACGCACTGAACTCTGGTGCAAAGGTGTTTATGGCAGACTTGGAAGATTCAAACTCACCAACGTGGGAAAACACGATCGAGGGACAAATCAACCTTAAAGACGCTGTTAACCGCACGATTTCCCTTGAAGGAGCTAACGGCAAAAAGTATGAGCTTAAGGAAAAGACAGCGACTTTAATCGTCAGACCTCGTGGCTGGCATCTTGATGAGAAACATATCTTAGTGGACAACGTACCGATGTCTGGGAGTTTAGTAGATTTTGGATTGTATTTTTACCATAATGCAAAATCATTAATCGAAAGCGGATCCGGTCCCTATTTTTATCTGCCTAAGATGGAAAGTCACCTGGAAGCCCGCCTTTGGAATGATGTTTTCATTTATGCGCAGGAACAACTCGGAATTCCGAGGGGGACGATTAAAGCAACTGTACTCATCGAGACAATCGTTGCAGCTTTTGAGATAGATGAGATTTTATACGAACTTCGCGATCATTCGGCAGGTGTGAACTGCGGCCGCTGGGATTATATTTTCAGCTATATCAAAAAGTTCCGCCATCAGCCTCACGTTATTTTGCCTGATCGTTCTCTCGTGACGATGACTGTCCCATTCATGAGGTCGTATTCGCTGCTTGCGATCAAAACATGCCATAAACGAAATGCACCTGCAATCGGGGGAATGGCTGCACAAATTCCAATTAAAAATGACGAAAAAGCAAACGCGATCGCTTTCGAAAAAGTTCGTGCGGATAAGGAACGGGAAGCAACAGATGGTCATGACGGAACATGGGTTGCCCATCCAGGACTCGTGCCTGTTGCGATGGAAGTGTTCAACCGTGTCATGCCGCAGCCAAATCAAATTGATCGAAAACGGGATGACGTTGTTGTAACTGCTGACGATCTGGTCGCTGTTCCAGAAGGTAACATTACGGAAGAAGGTGTACGTACGAACATAAGTGTCGGCATTCAATACATCGCGTCATGGCTGAGAGGAAAAGGCGCTGCGCCGATCAACAACTTGATGGAAGATGCGGCTACCGCTGAAATTTCACGAGCGCAAGTATGGCAATGGATTCGGCATCCAAAAGGGATTTTAAATGATGGCCGCAAAGTGACATTTGAGATGGTGGAACAGCTGAAGGCAGAAGAAATGCAAAAAATACGGCAAGGGCTGAATGAGGATTCATTCACTAATGGTCGTTTTACTGAAGCTGCTCAGTTATTTGATGAATTGATTAAGAATGATGATTTCCCAGATTTTCTAACGTTAAGAGGCTACGACGTACTTTAA
- the yhfH gene encoding protein YhfH: protein MKNYLEFYRNMPKKTCTECGCEIEEQHESYLYECERCIGKHER from the coding sequence ATGAAAAATTATCTAGAATTTTACCGCAACATGCCTAAGAAGACCTGTACAGAATGTGGATGTGAAATCGAAGAACAGCATGAATCTTATCTATATGAATGTGAACGCTGTATTGGAAAACACGAAAGATAA
- a CDS encoding Lrp/AsnC family transcriptional regulator produces the protein MKIDDTDRKILELLTQDGRMSYAEIGKELSLSRVSVRERVNQLKNAGIIEKFSVVIDSEAVGKTVSAFFEVDCEPAYLVKVAEKLVNNPSVASCYQMTGPSTLHMHVLVEDFPSLEKFINNELYGIKGISRVESHILLRRFKSRSGLKL, from the coding sequence TTGAAGATAGATGATACAGATCGAAAAATATTAGAGCTTCTCACACAGGATGGAAGGATGTCGTATGCCGAGATCGGTAAGGAACTCAGCCTTTCCAGAGTGTCTGTACGCGAGCGGGTCAACCAATTGAAGAATGCCGGCATTATTGAAAAGTTCAGTGTTGTCATTGATTCTGAAGCAGTTGGCAAAACAGTCTCTGCATTTTTCGAAGTCGATTGCGAACCAGCGTATCTAGTAAAAGTAGCTGAAAAACTCGTAAACAACCCAAGTGTGGCAAGCTGTTATCAAATGACAGGTCCAAGCACGCTGCATATGCACGTCCTTGTAGAAGATTTTCCGTCACTCGAGAAATTCATCAACAACGAGCTATATGGAATCAAAGGGATATCCCGAGTAGAATCACACATTCTATTAAGACGATTCAAGAGCCGTTCAGGATTGAAACTGTAA
- a CDS encoding SGNH/GDSL hydrolase family protein, whose amino-acid sequence MKSTDKEIIQQPVQSISKWNDKIWLTIGDSITAFDQMTLEGSLVRGYQTVMHEKIGFKEYRNVGCPGATMSDVDEDSTTVSGKTLIIDDVDVITIFSGTNDFRVDVPLGSLGMVGDEILDTATFFGAYRSLIEDLLMKKPSIKIYLWTPLQRDNAGYDVNFINKAGHRLIDYVDAVKQIGEMYAIPVLDLYRLSGINKLNLDIYTYDGLHPINSGYERIADSALGFMEIY is encoded by the coding sequence ATGAAATCAACCGATAAAGAGATCATTCAACAACCAGTTCAGTCAATAAGTAAATGGAATGATAAAATCTGGCTTACGATCGGCGACAGTATTACTGCTTTTGATCAAATGACTTTAGAGGGATCTCTAGTTAGAGGTTATCAAACAGTCATGCATGAAAAAATCGGATTTAAAGAATACCGCAATGTGGGTTGTCCAGGTGCTACGATGTCTGATGTTGATGAAGATTCCACGACCGTATCTGGTAAAACGCTAATCATTGATGACGTTGACGTGATAACGATCTTCTCGGGTACGAATGATTTTAGAGTTGATGTGCCGCTGGGCTCACTTGGTATGGTTGGGGATGAAATTTTAGATACTGCTACATTTTTTGGTGCCTATCGAAGTTTGATTGAAGACCTTTTAATGAAAAAACCTTCAATAAAAATTTATTTATGGACGCCATTGCAGCGGGATAATGCAGGCTATGATGTGAATTTTATAAACAAAGCAGGACATAGGCTGATTGATTATGTGGATGCTGTCAAACAAATCGGCGAGATGTACGCCATCCCGGTCTTAGATTTATACCGATTAAGCGGAATAAACAAACTAAATTTAGATATCTATACATATGATGGCTTGCACCCTATCAACAGCGGTTATGAAAGAATCGCCGATAGCGCCCTAGGGTTTATGGAGATCTATTAA
- the putP gene encoding sodium/proline symporter PutP, giving the protein MDYGVIFSISVYMIGMVLIGLYAYRKTNNLTDYMLGGRNLGPAVTALSAGASDMSGWLLMGLPGAMYASGLSSGWIVVGLCAGAYLNWLFVAPRLRTYTEVSNNSITIPDYFENRFKDKSRILRITSAFVIIIFFTFYSSSGMVAGGQLFKTAFGMSYQWGMILTAGVVIIYTLFGGFLAVSYTDFVQGTIMFLALILVPVVTIMHVGGWGASLNEIQSVSPALLDAFKGTSLIGIISLLAWGLGYFGQPHIIVRFMAITSVKDMKSARRIGMGWMIFSIVGAMFTGLVGIAYFNQAGTPLDASKAETVFILLSEVLFHPIITGFLLAAILAAVMSTISSQLLVTSSALTEDFYKAFVKRSASDKELVFVGRLAVLVVSVIAFIMALNPSETILNLVGYAWAGFGAAFGPVVILSLYWKRMTKWAAFAGIVVGAITVIVWELIPRFADVYEIIPGFIACTITIFVVSLLTKAPSAEINREFEEAQRLVS; this is encoded by the coding sequence ATGGATTATGGTGTTATTTTTTCAATCAGCGTTTACATGATCGGCATGGTGCTTATTGGGTTGTATGCTTATCGAAAAACAAACAATCTTACCGATTATATGCTAGGCGGGCGAAACTTGGGTCCTGCGGTTACAGCGTTAAGTGCCGGTGCATCAGATATGAGCGGATGGCTGCTAATGGGGCTGCCCGGGGCAATGTATGCGTCCGGATTGAGCAGCGGGTGGATCGTTGTCGGATTGTGTGCAGGTGCTTATTTAAACTGGCTGTTTGTGGCACCGCGCTTAAGAACATACACGGAGGTTTCAAATAACTCCATTACGATTCCGGATTATTTCGAGAATCGCTTTAAGGACAAATCTCGTATTTTAAGAATCACATCTGCTTTTGTTATTATTATCTTTTTTACTTTTTACTCATCATCGGGCATGGTTGCTGGCGGTCAGCTCTTTAAAACTGCTTTTGGAATGAGCTATCAGTGGGGAATGATCCTGACAGCTGGAGTCGTTATTATTTATACATTATTCGGCGGATTTTTAGCAGTAAGCTACACGGATTTCGTTCAGGGAACTATCATGTTTTTAGCTTTAATTCTCGTGCCGGTTGTGACCATCATGCATGTTGGCGGATGGGGTGCATCACTTAACGAGATCCAAAGTGTGAGTCCGGCACTTTTAGATGCATTTAAAGGGACAAGCTTAATCGGAATCATCTCATTACTTGCGTGGGGACTTGGTTATTTTGGTCAGCCGCATATTATCGTTCGTTTTATGGCGATCACTTCTGTTAAAGACATGAAGAGTGCCCGCAGAATCGGCATGGGCTGGATGATCTTTTCGATCGTTGGAGCTATGTTCACAGGTCTTGTGGGAATCGCGTATTTCAATCAAGCAGGAACACCGCTCGATGCATCGAAAGCGGAAACAGTCTTTATTTTATTATCTGAAGTGTTGTTTCATCCGATCATTACAGGATTCTTGTTAGCGGCGATCCTTGCGGCGGTCATGAGTACGATCTCGTCTCAGCTGCTAGTCACTTCAAGTGCGCTGACAGAAGACTTTTATAAAGCGTTTGTTAAACGTTCAGCTTCCGACAAGGAGCTTGTGTTTGTCGGCCGTTTAGCTGTACTAGTCGTTTCCGTGATTGCTTTTATTATGGCACTGAATCCGAGTGAAACGATCTTAAACCTTGTTGGATATGCATGGGCTGGATTTGGAGCAGCATTCGGACCAGTCGTTATTTTGAGCTTATATTGGAAGCGCATGACGAAATGGGCGGCGTTTGCTGGAATCGTGGTTGGAGCCATCACTGTTATCGTATGGGAGCTGATTCCGAGATTTGCGGACGTTTATGAAATCATTCCAGGATTCATTGCGTGTACAATTACGATATTTGTCGTCAGTCTCTTAACAAAAGCGCCAAGTGCAGAGATCAACCGTGAATTTGAAGAAGCACAGCGATTAGTTTCATAA